Proteins encoded in a region of the Vicia villosa cultivar HV-30 ecotype Madison, WI linkage group LG5, Vvil1.0, whole genome shotgun sequence genome:
- the LOC131602897 gene encoding F-box protein At5g39450-like, with protein sequence MLLPESDPSPHDSSLLLSLPDDVFATVSRFLIPREVFNLSLCCKSLYALANSEKVWLTQCDIIGIVSHKDLVEWRECVSSYKSLCRFLSSVKPLIGIWVQQNPELGNLVYVMPGFVSVVACRIIPQEIVSSGSIQDGVILWSPVFEIVCDFDGSNMFFLHGREEKGIDCVYHGSVKCVNRFCNLLLLEVESLKHDNNEALVPFSKLGFRDRKKLLEVTTSTSQVRLEVPNYANDPLFPRSRDDYVNFQKDLVLLKERREFLIQMTQMYKLGCIQIENKENSREEEVGSMLFEVNEVRKSLDYSKALSFPPSNENGHTQCIKRKSLGGYFWGGFKHIFGRSSSIDGCVFNIDQQHDTIAETRDTQSSSSTVGNVDKQQNTNAGTREDRSSTTIGGSVISNDQQHNTTAGTRNDHMMVSSSHETKRDKLQDFLKSRDTLRLTLKALTANLSSFRGWPNMNKNWFALYKMPLQVPRVDQVYAGLWGGTFGWPHEKSSQDKSRKPLFFLLLSYSESKGQQFLIGTKILEGTCYAMHPNGSAMFTVNINEPSSDPFPWKTDRNSLSMNNIEHAFMGEGIASGYGFKYPGSKPGSLFVFQNGDLAFVWKESRDVLMLRRLNLQELLKKGKMIPSLPPIDNFSYLMKSYLNVFTS encoded by the coding sequence ATGTTGTTACCTGAATCTGATCCTTCTCCCCATGATTCAAGTTTGCTTCTTTCTCTACCAGATGATGTGTTTGCCACAGTTTCTAGGTTCTTGATTCCTAGAGAAGTTTTCAATCTCAGTTTATGTTGCAAGAGTCTCTATGCTCTTGCAAATTCTGAAAAAGTTTGGCTTACTCAATGTGACATTATAGGTATTGTGTCACACAAAGACCTTGTTGAGTGGAGAGAGTGTGTTTCATCTTACAAATCACTTTGTCGTTTTCTTTCGAGTGTTAAACCGTTGATTGGTATATGGGTTCAACAGAACCCTGAGCTTGGTAACCTTGTTTATGTAATGCCGGGTTTTGTTTCTGTTGTCGCGTGTCGAATAATTCCTCAGGAGATTGTTTCATCAGGGAGTATTCAAGATGGTGTTATCCTTTGGTCACctgtgtttgaaattgtttgtgattTCGATGGTTCGAATATGTTTTTTCTTCATGGAAGGGAAGAAAAGGGAATAGATTGTGTTTATCATGGTTCTGTTAAGTGTGTTAATAGATTTTGCAATTTATTGCTGCTTGAGGTTGAATCTTTGAAACATGATAATAATGAGGCATTAGTTCCTTTTAGCAAGTTGGGTTTTAGGGATAGAAAAAAGTTGCTTGAGGTCACTACTAGTACTAGCCAAGTTAGATTAGAGGTTCCTAATTATGCAAATGATCCATTGTTTCCTAGATCAAGAGATGATTATGTCAATTTTCAGAAAGATTTGGTGCTCTTGAAGGAAAGAAGAGAATTTCTTATTCAAATGACTCAAATGTATAAGCTTGGTTGTATTCAGATTGAAAATAAGGAAAATTCTCGAGAGGAGGAAGTCGGTTCGATGCTATTTGAGGTTAATGAGGTAAGAAAGAGTCTTGATTATTCCAAGGCTTTATCTTTTCCTCCAAGCAATGAGAATGGTCACACACAATGCATCAAGAGAAAAAGTTTAGGCGGTTACTTTTGGGGAGGCTTTAAACATATCTTTGGAAGATCTAGTTCAATTGATGGCTGTGTTTTTAATATTGATCAACAACATGACACAATCGCAGAAACCAGAGACACTCAAAGTTCTAGTTCAACGGTTGGAAATGTTGATAAACAACAAAACACAAATGCAGGAACAAGAGAAGATCGAAGTTCTACAACAATCGGTGGCAGCGTAATCAGTAATGATCAGCAACACAACACGACCGCAGGAACAAGAAACGATCACATGATGGTTAGTTCAAGCCATGAGACAAAGCGTGATAAGCTTCAAGACTTTCTCAAATCACGGGACACACTAAGGCTAACGTTAAAGGCATTAACTGCAAACTTGTCTTCTTTTCGAGGCTGGCCGAATATGAACAAGAATTGGTTTGCACTTTACAAGATGCCTTTGCAAGTTCCTAGAGTAGACCAAGTGTATGCTGGTTTATGGGGAGGAACGTTTGGTTGGCCTCATGAAAAATCTTCTCAAGATAAGTCTAGAAAGCCTCTATTCTTTCTTTTGCTCTCTTATTCAGAGTCGAAGGGACAACAATTTCTCATCGGAACAAAAATATTGGAAGGAACTTGCTACGCCATGCATCCTAATGGATCTGCAATGTTCACAGTGAATATCAATGAGCCTTCATCTGATCCCTTTCCTTGGAAAACTGACCGGAACTCATTATCGATGAATAATATCGAACACGCTTTTATGGGAGAAGGTATTGCTAGTGGTTATGGTTTCAAATATCCAGGATCAAAGCCTGGTTCACTCTTTGTATTTCAAAATGGAGATCTCGCCTTTGTTTGGAAGGAGTCAAGAGATGTTTTGATGCTGCGAAGACTTAACTTGCAAGaacttttgaagaaaggaaaaatgATACCTTCTTTGCCTCCCATTGACAACTTTTCTTATTTGATGAAGTCCTACTTAAATGTGTTTACCAGCTAA
- the LOC131602899 gene encoding lipase-like PAD4, producing MCITQSLIQFKLCCSHLEAYSFFLSTKTTLQLMAANEPSQFESSEMLATFLISTPLLPESWRLCSQANTSAANLGSFVVERVGAVVYVAFSGVQMIGGSDPSWRTLVPLDSIGGVPLFSSRRNKEVKKAVMVHAEMLNIFSSLFNSIQNQVLGILEKTDTKSIVITGHSIGGATASLCTLWLLSYLQSVSSSLPVMCITFGSPLLGNKSIYQAISKERWGGNFCHVVSKHDIMPRLLFAPITTPLTPRLNCLLQLWHFSMASPEFQKLAVQVSDQAKSELFTAVLDYLEAATQNKESSGSILFHPFGNYLFVSDEGALCVHNPNTIVKMMHLLLSTSSPSCSIEDHLKYGEYVNRLSLQMLNQNNSMLTNIPNSSYEAGLELAIQSSGLANQESAVIPAKECLRSARRMDPSPALIAARLRISLAVLIPIRAQIDWYKTWCDAQDDEMGTRGTSKREMRVDRNRIKLARFWDNVIYMLEKDELPRDFVIKAFRICSQGL from the exons ATGTGCATAACTCAAAGTCTAATTCAATTCAAGTTGTGTTGTTCACACTTGGAAGCTTACTCATTCTTCCTCTCCACAAAGACAACACTCCAATTAATGGCTGCAAACGAACCTTCACA GTTTGAGAGTAGCGAGATGCTGGCTACGTTCTTGATTTCCACGCCTCTCTTGCCGGAGTCATGGAGGCTATGCAGTCAGGCTAACACCTCCGCCGCTAACCTCGGCAGTTTTGTGGTGGAGCGTGTTGGCGCCGTCGTGTATGTAGCTTTCTCCGGCGTTCAAATGATCGGAGGATCAGATCCGAGTTGGAGAACGTTGGTGCCGTTGGATAGCATCGGTGGCGTGCCGCTGTTTTCGTCCCGTCGGAATAAGGAAGTGAAGAAGGCGGTGATGGTTCACGCCGAGATGCTGAATATCTTTTCCTCCCTTTTCAACTCAATCCAAAATCAG GTGTTGGGAATATTGGAAAAAACAGACACAAAATCAATTGTGATCACTGGCCATTCCATAGGAGGAGCTACAGCATCTCTATGCACTCTTTGGCTTCTTTCATACCTCCAATCCGTCTCTTCATCATTACCAGTAATGTGCATCACTTTCGGTTCGCCATTACTTGGTAACAAATCTATTTACCAAGCCATTTCCAAAGAAAGATGGGGTGGAAATTTCTGTCATGTAGTATCAAAACATGACATAATGCCAAGATTGCTATTTGCACCTATTACAACACCCCTCACTCCTCGGCTAAACTGCTTGCTCCAGTTATGGCACTTCTCAATGGCTTCACCAGAATTTCAAAAACTTGCTGTTCAAGTTTCTGACCAAGCGAAATCTGAGTTGTTCACTGCTGTATTGGATTACTTGGAAGCTGCAACACAAAATAAAGAATCTTCAGGGTCAATTTTGTTTCATCCTTTTGGAAACTACTTATTTGTTTcagatgaaggagctttgtgtgTGCATAATCCAAACACAATTGTAAAGATGATGCATTTGTTGCTTTCAACTAGTTCTCCATCTTGCAGTATTGAGGATCATCTTAAGTATGGAGAATATGTTAACAGACTGTCTTTGCAAATGTTGAATCAGAATAACTCTATGCTGACGAACATTCCTAACTCAAGCTATGAGGCAGGGCTTGAATTGGCCATCCAATCATCCGGTTTAGCAAACCAG GAATCTGCTGTCATACCTGCAAAAGAATGTCTAAGATCAGCAAGGAGAATGGATCCATCACCAGCTCTGATTGCTGCAAGGCTAAGAATATCCTTAGCCGTGCTTATACCTATAAGAGCCCAAATAGACTGGTACAAAACATGGTGTGATGCACAAGATGATGAAATGGGCACCAGAGGCACTTCCAAAAGAGAAATGAGAGTCGACAGAAACCGTATCAAACTTGCTAGATTTTGGGACAATGTGATTTACATGTTAGAAAAAGATGAGCTACCTCGTGATTTTGTAATTAAAGCCTTTCGGATTTGTTCTCAAGGGTTATGA